CCGACCATGTAGTCAGAGCAGTCTTAGTTCACGAGCTGGAAACAGAATCAGGCAAAGTCCAGAAGCCAGTCTATTTTATTTCAGAAGCGTTGTCTGGAGtcaagctaaactacactgaggtagaaaaagttgcctacgtAGTGCTAACCGCATCAAGGAAACTAAAGCACTATTTTCAAGCCcatgaaatctcagttccaacatcgctgccactagAAGACCTGcttagaaacaaagaagcctccgacaGAATAGGCAAGTGGGCCACAGAGCTATCATAGTTTAGAATCTCTTATGTCCCtagaacaacaatcaaatcacaggcactagccgattttgtagcagattggacacctccgacaaaGCCCAAGGCACAACCAACCGCTCAcggctggatagcattcacggacggagcctggggccaagccggagcaggagcctccgccgtcctaGTGGCGCCCTCCGGCGTAAGACTGAAATACGCAACACgactagagttcaaatcaacaaacaacatcgCAGAATATGAGGGCCTAATCCTAGCACTCAGCAAAGCAAAAGCCCTTGGGGCAAAAACACtgacagtcaaaacagattctcaagtggttactggccaagtagagaaagaatacatagCAAGAGAGCTAGAACTggtcaaatacctatccgttgtcagaaatttggagcgaaGATTCAAGGGCTTCACCCTAAaacacatcccaagatcagaaaatgcggAGGCAGACAAACTAGCAAAAGCTGCGGCAAACAActtgccactgccaccaaacactttttaccagatcctgaAGTCTCCGGCAACAGCAGAGACATCTAAGGCATCGAAGGCCATATTATCCCTGCAAAATGAGGATTGGAGAAAGGTGATAACAgaattcttagaaggcaaaagcacccaagaagatgaagcaaaagccgcaagaatacaggccagggcaagaaccTTATGTAATCTCCCATCCCAGCATTATGAACCTTTTGatcccaaaattttgaatatttatcaatattaaatctgagttcaaataattgcaagttgtgccaaatatgtttgaccaaatttaatcaattatcagcatacaataaaaatgtctaattctaaatcagggtaaaatcacaattaggcgtaacaaacaggggcaaaatcgcatgggcatttatgtccttttgtacaaagtttaacaccgttaggggtggatgacggagcaagggcaaactggtgcttcgtgaatggcacagtaggggtaaattcacaaaatcaaaaaataggggcaaaatcacaatttcgatacaaaataagggtacaaacgcaagagccccaaATTACTATTGCATTTAACCTTAATGATTCCCGAAATGAAGTAGAAAGAATTTTGCACCTCAAAAATAATATGGATTTAAAATAAGGGCAGGAGAAACAAAATAAACTGTGCACAAAGTATATTATAGCTTCACTTAGTAGTTCATCCATTGCCCCTATTATCAGAAATATTAGTTCCCAAGTCCCAGTATCAAACAAGTCACTGCATACCAAGAATTTGGAGGGCGGAGCTGTAATGCAGACCTGCAGTAGTAAGCCAGTAAATAATTTGAATATCTAGGAAGTTTCTTTCAGGTGAGATCCCATCATTTTGAAAGCCAGTAAATAGTCAAAAAGATGGTGCAGGCCGTGATCACTGCTGAAAGAATTAGTGTCCTTTGATTTCTTCTGCTTAATGGTGCCTGCAAGGATGGATAGGCATAATTATACGGATGTAATAACACAGTGGCTGCAGGCAGTTCATGGGAAAAGAAATATGCTACATCAGCGAGTAATACAATTGCTAGGGAAAAAGATAAATATATTATTTGCAGAAAAATTTGTAAATCCAACAAATGACTAAGTAAAATGAACAAAAGAACAAATTTGATATATTTTAAGAAACTTCAACATCATGGAAATATTAAAGTAGTATTTCATTTTAAATCATGTACTGAGAGTTttagaagtggaatgcaaaggtaGCAGACAATATAGAGTAGATCAATGTCTCAATCTTACAATTCATGTTTTTCCCCAAATCTTGTAGAAACTTGCAGTATGACTTTCTAAGGTTCGACTCTTTATTCCAATCATTGACATCCCTTCTGGATGAAAAGTTTTCCTTTAATTCCTTTCGACTGAAATACCATGATGGACCAAGTTTAGTGGCTTCCTGAAGCCTGCCCTGGGTAAATCCATTGGGGCCATTGTCCACAACTCCATGATATGAAAAATCACTATATACCAAAGCCATGTAAGTTCGGTTATATTCAGCAAGCACGAAGTGATGAAGAATTTACTCCTTGAAATCCCAATCACTCTCTGAATAGAGAAGGTATACCTGGTTTTACAACAGTTACCAAGAAATGAAAGGGATGGTATGGCACAACCTGACAATGGAACTTCAGAGTAAGGTAAGGAGTGGCATGTGCATTCAAACAGGCAAGCTAAATTCGAAGGTTGATTATAAAAATTGAAATTGATAGAATGGCATGGCTGCCATAACATGATAGAAGGCGGAATAGTACATAACCATGCCCACATTTGGTGATGATATATGGTAGTGCATGCTATTCAAAAGTTAAGAATGGAATGATGTAGCTTAAGAAAACCTACTATTCATTAAGAAAGAATCCTagtatttattaattataataaatCTGAACTCCAAAGCATTAACAAATGTGAATGCATGCTGCATCTGCATCATGTGCATGAATTGCACAAGGATTGCCTCCACGCTCAGCTACCCAAACTCCATGAAACTACATGACCTGTTACAACAGCGAGCTAGTGATTAATCAAGGATTAAAATAGTCTGAGAGCAATCAACCCTAAGCCCAGTAATACACCAATAAGGCATCCACCAAACCGTTGCTGGTAAACTAAAAATTGCATAACAGAAACTTCACCTAGCATCGGGCCATGAATCAAGCCCTACCCCAGTGGGTGAGGATGACGCTCGTTGGCAGAGGCGAACCAGCGGTCCATGAGGCGAAGGACGTGCGGCGGGTCGAGGAGACGAAGAACACGACGTGGGTGCACAGAGGTACCGCGCCGCGAACGCAGCGTTGGGCCTTCGTTCTATGGATGCAGTGCGAGTTCGCCGGAGCATCTTCCTAGTCGCTCCCGTGCACAATGGATCCAGGTGCTGCTACTGGAGGGGGTCAAGCCGCATTTGATCCTGTCGCGTCCACAGGGTGCAGCCGTGAAGCGCTCCTCCGAGCGGCCACAACCTTCAATGGCCAGCTGCCGCCATGCTCGCCCCTATCCCTAACGGAAAAATACCGTAATACCGACAAAGATTTATGCAGATTTTTAGTTTGATTTACAAGAAATAAAATATAAAATGTATAGTTAACAAGAAAACCTGGACCTGACTATATTTGATTTTTAGTATTATCACATTGGTACTGTGATACTACTAAAATCTCGACAGACTGAAACAGGAAGGTGAGCTGCTTATCTGGTTCTGTATAGTGTATTGTACTGCTGAAAACCAGAATAGCTCAATGATCTAGCCTAGTCGTACCTAAACACATAATTTATTTGGCAAAATACCAGAAGACAGCTTGCTTTTCATCTGGCACAGAACCAAAGTTTACGATAATATGAAATTCTGAATCAGGCAGTTTTTTTTTTAACAACTGAATCTGGCAGTTACTATTATAATAATATCAAACAAGCTATGAAATTTATTTCACGCTATATCAACAAACTGATGAAACACACAACGAAGCTAAGGCAGCAAACCATAAAAATTTGAGATCcgaaataaaaatataaaatacaaAATCAAATGTATCACGTACCCGGATCTGCAATTGACCCTACCATCGCCATGGGACTGGCCACCGGGAGATCAACATCCGCACTGTAGTTTACTGATGAAGGACGGGAGGGCGGGGTCTGGGAAGGCAAGATTGGTAGAGCTGCCAGCGGGCCGAGGGAGAGCGCGGCCGTGACGTCCTCGCAGCAGTCCCGGTCGCTGTCGGGGGACTCAGACCCCAGCAGGCCGAGATGGAGGGTGAGGCGGGGGAccggcgaggacgaggaggaagaggTTGGGGTCGGCGGCGCAACCCCGCAGATGACCTCCGAGAACTTGGTGCCGATCTGGTTGCCCAGCCGCCGTGCCCTACGCGGGCGCTCCTGCGCGTGGAGGCGCTGCCGCCGTCTCTTGAGCCTTTGTtttctcaaggaagaaaagagaaaaataaagtgGAGGTGGGAATCGAACCTAGGTCGCAGGCGTACCGACGAAGCCGCGGAGGAGCGACGGGGTGAAGCCGCGCGGGGGAGGTGTCGGGAGTTTGATGGCCCCCGCTTCAAACTTTTCATCATGCATCGCGTCAGATTCATTTGAACATCCACGTGGCAAATACTGATACGCAGTGCATACTGGATCCACGTAATTTTTTTCCGTTACATTACATCCGGACCACAAGATCCCTGACCCCGGTAATAAGTGCAATTTTGCTTGGCTCATGTCAGCGACAAATATATGGGTACAATAACAGCAACAGGTATCGCAATCGTCCGTCAATCAAAGGATATATTATATATAAGCACTGGTCTTCGTTGCTTTCGTCCGGCACACAGCTATACAGGCGCGATCGGATATGGCTGACAATACCAAAACCTCGGATGACATCCTCGCACAATGCATTGCCATGAACCAGGCATTCAGTCTTCCTGGTCACCCGTTTCAGTATGTATACATCTCTTAGTTTGCTTCCCATACTACGAGTGTTTTATTGCAGTTCCTTCCTTCTATGCATGCAACCACCGGACACACAGAGTCAGATAGGACCCGCCGTCAAATCCGGGAGCGCTACAGGAGATCTGAAAAGCTGGAGGAGGCAAAgaaagcctgttcgtttggctggttcatatcgttgctggttcgtgaagaagtactgctggctggtttgtgggagagaaaaatactgttccgactaaaaatttacgatcgtttacgacaagccacagccaaacgaacaggccggaAGCCCTTGTTGAGCTTGCGAGTGGATCTAGAGGctaactagctagctagctgcaggGATTTGATAGATCAAAGAATTTAATTTGGTAAAGCTCCTGTGCGTGGCTTCGATCCAAAATCCAAAATAAGAGTAACCCGCCACTGTCCTTGGGCCCCATTATTTGT
The sequence above is drawn from the Miscanthus floridulus cultivar M001 chromosome 15, ASM1932011v1, whole genome shotgun sequence genome and encodes:
- the LOC136508364 gene encoding cyclin-T1-4-like, encoding MLGCAIPSLSFLGNCCKTSDFSYHGVVDNGPNGFTQGRLQEATKLGPSWYFSRKELKENFSSRRDVNDWNKESNLRKSYCKFLQDLGKNMNCTIKQKKSKDTNSFSSDHGLHHLFDYLLAFKMMGSHLKETS